The following are encoded in a window of Rhodospirillaceae bacterium genomic DNA:
- a CDS encoding winged helix-turn-helix domain-containing protein → MAIPKFYELMLPVLQLAQSLNNPQEIKTSLAIQELSRSFKLTEAERYQLLPSGRGYLFANRVGWAKHI, encoded by the coding sequence ATGGCCATACCCAAATTTTACGAATTGATGCTGCCGGTTCTACAACTTGCTCAAAGCCTGAATAACCCGCAGGAAATAAAAACATCCCTGGCAATCCAGGAATTATCGCGTAGCTTCAAACTGACCGAAGCAGAACGGTATCAGTTGTTGCCCTCCGGCCGGGGATATTTGTTTGCGAATCGAGTTGGGTGGGCTAAACATATTTGA